From Vitis vinifera cultivar Pinot Noir 40024 chromosome 14, ASM3070453v1, a single genomic window includes:
- the LOC100249145 gene encoding ribosomal RNA-processing protein 8, translated as MEAKKGVNRKRRTPQNGESQTKKKRKHEKVDGKSKSSSSFLDKMRARLSGGHFRMINEKLYTCTGSEALSYFEEDPALFNVYHVGYQEQMSHWPQQPVNIIIKWLKDHSPSLIVADFGCGDARLARNVKNKVFSFDLVSSDPSVIVCDMSNTPLESSSIDVAVFCLSLMGTNFSSYLQEAHRVLKPCGWLLIAEVKSRFDPSNGGADPNRFSKAICKLGFTLESKDFSNKMFILLYFKKKEKQNSKVKEIDWPELKPCLYKRR; from the exons ATGGAAGCCAAGAAGGGAGTGAACCGGAAACGGAGAACACCCCAAAACGGAGAATCTCAGAccaagaagaagaggaagcaTGAAAAAGTTGATGGAAAATCGAAGTCGTCGAGTAGTTTTCTGGATAAGATGAGGGCGAGGTTATCAGGAGGGCATTTCCGGATGATCAACGAGAAGCTCTACACTTGCAC TGGAAGCGAGGCGCTTAGCTATTTTGAAGAAGACCCTGCGTTATTTAATGTG TATCATGTAGGATATCAAGAGCAAATGTCACATTGGCCTCAGCAACCAGTTAATATTATCATAAAATGGCTAAAGGATCACAGCCCTTCTTTGATTGTGGCTGATTTTGGATGCG GGGATGCTCGCCTTGCAAGAAATGTGAAGAATAAAGTTTTCTCCTTTGATCTTGTCTCAAGTGATCCTTCAGTGATTGTTTGTGATATGTCAAAT ACGCCGCTTGAATCTTCATCGATTGATGTTGCTGTTTTCTGCCTTTCACTGATGGGGACTAACTTCTCAAGCTATCTTCAGGAGGCGCATAGAGTTCTTAAACCATG TGGTTGGCTTCTGATAGCAGAGGTAAAGAGTAGGTTCGATCCAAGTAATGGAGGAGCAGACCCAAATAGGTTTTCAAAAGCCATCTGCAAGCTAGGTTTTACACTAGAATCAAAG gacttttcaaataaaatgtttatcttGTTATACTTCAAGAAAAAG GAGAAGCAAAACTCCAAGGTAAAGGAAATTGATTGGCCAGAGCTGAAACCTTGTTTGTACAAGCGCCGTTGA